GTAAGGTGTATTTTCCGCGTTTGACGGTACCTATTTCTACAACTGTTGGGCACATGATAAAACTAGGTATTCAGTTTGTAACCCTTATGATTTTTTATGTGTACTACATTGTTATAAAAGCACCTATACAGCCGTCGTGGTGGATTGCTGCACTGCCATTACTCGTTATTTGGGTGGGAACTGTTGGAACTGGTTTTGGAATGATTATATCGGCATTGACAACGAAGTACAGAGATTTAAATCAACTTTTGGGATTTGGTCTTTCACTTGCAATGTATGCAACGCCGATTGTCTATCCATTGTCCGAAGCACCGCAAAGGTTTTGGTGGGTCTTTTATATAAACCCCATGAGTGCTCCTATAGAGTTATTTCGTATATGGTTTTACGGTGCTGGTAACGTTCCTTCATTGATGATTATTATCAGTATTGCAGAAACAATTGTGTTTATGTTTTTGGGTCTTGTGCTGTTTAACCGCAACGAGAGGACTTTTGTGGATGTTATTTAATTCTTTTAAATTTTAACAACGCTTTGA
The DNA window shown above is from Treponema denticola and carries:
- a CDS encoding ABC transporter permease gives rise to the protein MAKTEESWDLIIEPKRKLLDIPIREVIRYRDLIALFIKRDFVTQYKQTILGPLWYIVQPLVTTVMYTFVFGSLAQIGTDGVPYLLFYFAGTMLWTYFTACLNSAAGCFAANSGIFGKVYFPRLTVPISTTVGHMIKLGIQFVTLMIFYVYYIVIKAPIQPSWWIAALPLLVIWVGTVGTGFGMIISALTTKYRDLNQLLGFGLSLAMYATPIVYPLSEAPQRFWWVFYINPMSAPIELFRIWFYGAGNVPSLMIIISIAETIVFMFLGLVLFNRNERTFVDVI